One Candidatus Bathyarchaeia archaeon DNA segment encodes these proteins:
- a CDS encoding PQQ-binding-like beta-propeller repeat protein, translated as MGQTNTYSATYYNGKLYQGAGTTRLTCYNASTGEIIWEFDAGPGSFFVYGFAAAYGRIYAHNIDPWGGYVGCWDAETGELLWKTPAYYYIGYIVPAIADGKLYIGVSDGMPVAGAAEAPPVKFACIDAFTGEVLWELPGVMFSSPIIAYGKLYGSSGWPFTPTTYCISEIPPKDWPYWRGNMEKPGVATNQMGPVKLNLIWKYQTGGAVTSSPAIVNGKVYVGSYDKNLYCLDAYTGSLLWKFETGFRIASSPAVAGNKVYLGPDDGYVYCLDANTGALVWKKAVGGFYPSMMVEVASWQVRSSPIIVNNRLYVGGLDGKVYCLNALNGEILWSYTTGMPIVGSPAYYGDRIYITSLDRNVYCLDANTGTKLWNWTTPKVVYGWTYLFMVSTPTVINGVVYVGAGGHSLFPTIGPVYMAALNATTGAEIWCVVTYPTVGFSGDNSNQPFAPTVVGDIIYHPCYMGVAARNAKNGSLIWHKWLGFQVFSSVLYVDDPFGPKLYVGSDSYSITCLDAKNGDTLSVYTTGAQVVSSPAVFDGMIYVGSCDGCVYCLGNSPTYSP; from the coding sequence ATTGGACAAACAAACACGTACTCAGCCACCTATTACAATGGCAAACTATACCAAGGTGCCGGCACGACAAGGCTAACATGCTACAACGCAAGCACCGGGGAGATTATATGGGAGTTTGATGCTGGTCCCGGATCCTTCTTTGTATACGGCTTTGCCGCCGCCTATGGAAGAATTTACGCTCACAACATTGACCCATGGGGCGGATATGTCGGCTGCTGGGATGCTGAAACAGGTGAACTTCTATGGAAAACGCCGGCTTACTATTATATCGGGTACATTGTGCCAGCCATAGCTGACGGCAAATTGTACATAGGTGTCAGTGATGGAATGCCCGTTGCCGGGGCAGCCGAAGCTCCACCTGTAAAATTCGCTTGTATAGATGCTTTTACAGGAGAGGTGTTATGGGAACTGCCGGGGGTCATGTTCAGCAGTCCGATAATTGCTTACGGGAAGCTTTATGGGTCCAGTGGATGGCCATTCACGCCAACAACCTATTGTATCAGCGAGATTCCTCCGAAAGACTGGCCATATTGGCGTGGAAATATGGAGAAGCCGGGAGTCGCAACAAATCAAATGGGTCCAGTGAAACTTAATCTGATATGGAAGTATCAAACGGGGGGAGCTGTAACATCATCACCCGCAATTGTTAATGGTAAGGTGTACGTGGGATCATATGACAAAAATCTCTATTGCCTAGACGCATACACCGGAAGTCTGCTGTGGAAGTTTGAAACAGGCTTCAGAATAGCCTCTTCACCTGCCGTTGCCGGAAACAAAGTATACCTTGGACCTGATGACGGATATGTCTACTGTCTAGACGCAAACACAGGAGCCCTTGTATGGAAGAAGGCTGTTGGAGGCTTCTACCCAAGCATGATGGTGGAGGTGGCTTCGTGGCAGGTACGATCCTCTCCAATAATTGTGAATAACAGGCTTTACGTGGGCGGTTTAGATGGTAAAGTCTACTGTCTTAATGCATTGAACGGGGAGATACTGTGGAGTTACACAACTGGAATGCCTATTGTTGGTTCACCAGCATATTACGGCGACAGAATCTACATAACCTCCTTAGATAGGAATGTTTACTGCTTAGATGCAAATACGGGAACAAAATTATGGAACTGGACTACGCCAAAGGTTGTCTATGGCTGGACGTACTTGTTCATGGTTAGCACGCCCACAGTAATTAACGGTGTGGTTTACGTAGGAGCCGGAGGCCATAGTCTCTTCCCAACCATTGGCCCGGTTTACATGGCAGCCCTCAACGCCACAACAGGTGCAGAAATATGGTGTGTTGTGACATATCCAACCGTTGGTTTTTCCGGAGACAATAGCAACCAACCCTTCGCCCCAACCGTTGTAGGAGACATCATCTATCATCCATGCTATATGGGCGTAGCCGCTAGAAACGCGAAAAACGGTTCGCTTATATGGCATAAGTGGCTGGGTTTCCAAGTATTCTCGTCAGTGCTTTATGTGGATGACCCATTTGGACCCAAGCTGTACGTCGGAAGCGACAGCTACAGCATAACATGCTTGGATGCCAAAAACGGTGATACTTTATCCGTCTACACAACTGGTGCGCAAGTAGTTTCCTCCCCAGCGGTTTTCGATGGAATGATTTATGTGGGATCCTGTGATGGATGCGTCTACTGTCTTGGTAACAGCCCAACATACTCGCCAAG
- a CDS encoding PQQ-binding-like beta-propeller repeat protein — MLQYEWINLGHDEGHTRFSNGPAPNKPEVLWSTAGTAYAAFSGKVFVVSGGGFPMPGFPPPPPPKLKALNPNTGEEIWSVDAPDIGWSTGIYKITDEYLLVDTNNGIACHRVSDGARMWSVDIQSGSILFEQPGTASYFPGRYSEELKMKYRVVHDTATLKNYVVAYNVSNPLVPATLAWKYECHEPSQLLCVGGGKVFVGSFEGAVYALDGKLDNSYGNHVKLDKQTRTQPPITMANYTKVPARQG; from the coding sequence TTGCTACAGTATGAATGGATAAATTTGGGACATGATGAAGGCCACACACGTTTTTCCAATGGACCAGCACCGAACAAGCCCGAGGTTTTATGGAGCACTGCTGGAACGGCGTACGCGGCATTTAGCGGTAAAGTTTTTGTTGTAAGTGGCGGCGGCTTTCCGATGCCAGGTTTTCCGCCTCCACCGCCACCAAAATTGAAAGCGCTTAACCCAAATACAGGTGAGGAGATTTGGAGTGTCGATGCACCCGACATAGGATGGTCAACGGGAATCTACAAGATAACTGATGAATACCTCCTTGTAGACACAAATAATGGGATCGCATGCCACAGAGTTAGCGATGGAGCTAGAATGTGGAGTGTTGATATTCAATCTGGTAGCATCCTATTTGAACAGCCTGGAACAGCAAGCTACTTCCCCGGTCGATACTCCGAAGAGCTAAAGATGAAATATCGCGTCGTCCATGACACTGCCACATTAAAGAACTATGTGGTGGCATACAACGTCTCGAATCCATTGGTCCCAGCCACCTTAGCATGGAAATATGAGTGCCATGAACCTTCCCAGCTGCTTTGCGTGGGCGGTGGAAAAGTTTTTGTTGGGTCATTTGAAGGGGCAGTATATGCCCTAGATGGAAAACTGGACAACTCCTATGGAAATCACGTAAAATTGGACAAACAAACACGTACTCAGCCACCTATTACAATGGCAAACTATACCAAGGTGCCGGCACGACAAGGCTAA
- a CDS encoding RnfABCDGE type electron transport complex subunit D, which translates to MSKVKEYSWMTKDKLMTYTFIALAIIAAVTTVLWWSVIQEGWSLGLTVLVSCVISVVVAVVLDYILSLAMKEKGPVNTMSAAVFGLIVALSYSYGIPVMATVEVLPLTAPQAFIYVAVISAVGLIVFKKLQGLLGRKYVNPAAAAKLLVLLPFLYQILLPKDHTGYIPTLAAGLGYEGESSFASALQFCFGNPDLVSKGILPIPPSPSELFLTLAIAKYHGWAGGASSIAVIIVGIILFIVARKYVKWRITAAYFASIIVMSLIMSAVYGGDILLRLGFHIFVGSSIFLAFFMATDPATTPLTHSGQCIFGIGLGVLTVLIQTYMNFFGGSILALIIMNLTSPWLDKVGLPKPSEEKVEVKLPKAQSFETIKTTACMRCGACLEVCCHKLSPILIKEAFDKGRTETLKVLRADLCDGCGNCTFICPARIDLRSFTLRAKASLRTEKSQ; encoded by the coding sequence ATGTCCAAAGTAAAGGAATACTCGTGGATGACCAAGGATAAGCTGATGACTTACACGTTTATCGCACTCGCCATTATTGCAGCTGTCACAACGGTTCTCTGGTGGTCTGTAATCCAAGAAGGCTGGTCGTTGGGTTTAACGGTGCTGGTTTCCTGCGTGATTTCCGTGGTTGTGGCTGTGGTCCTCGATTATATACTTTCGCTGGCGATGAAGGAGAAGGGCCCCGTTAACACCATGTCAGCTGCCGTCTTCGGTTTGATTGTTGCTCTTTCATATTCTTATGGCATTCCAGTGATGGCTACTGTTGAAGTATTACCTCTCACAGCACCCCAAGCGTTCATTTATGTAGCCGTCATATCTGCTGTCGGACTTATAGTGTTCAAGAAACTTCAAGGCCTTCTCGGTAGAAAATACGTGAACCCTGCTGCAGCTGCAAAACTTTTGGTTTTGTTGCCATTTCTATATCAGATTCTGCTCCCGAAGGATCACACTGGGTATATACCGACACTAGCAGCGGGATTAGGCTACGAAGGGGAATCATCTTTTGCGAGCGCACTACAATTCTGTTTTGGAAACCCTGACTTAGTGTCTAAAGGGATTCTTCCGATTCCACCGTCGCCTTCGGAGCTTTTCTTGACGTTAGCTATAGCCAAGTATCACGGTTGGGCAGGAGGAGCCTCAAGCATAGCCGTCATCATCGTTGGAATAATACTATTCATAGTTGCCCGCAAGTACGTGAAGTGGCGGATAACCGCAGCGTACTTCGCATCAATCATAGTCATGTCTTTAATCATGTCAGCGGTTTATGGTGGAGACATTCTTTTGAGGCTCGGTTTCCACATTTTCGTTGGAAGCTCCATTTTCTTGGCATTCTTCATGGCAACTGATCCAGCTACAACGCCCCTAACTCACAGCGGGCAATGCATTTTTGGCATAGGCCTTGGAGTCCTAACGGTTCTGATACAAACATACATGAACTTTTTCGGCGGGTCAATCCTAGCATTAATTATCATGAACCTAACTTCGCCGTGGCTGGATAAAGTAGGACTGCCGAAACCTTCAGAAGAAAAGGTAGAAGTGAAACTTCCAAAAGCCCAGTCCTTCGAAACAATCAAAACCACCGCATGCATGCGTTGCGGCGCATGTCTGGAAGTTTGCTGCCACAAACTAAGCCCAATATTAATAAAAGAAGCCTTTGACAAGGGGAGAACAGAAACCTTGAAAGTTCTCAGAGCAGACCTCTGCGATGGATGTGGAAACTGCACGTTCATTTGCCCGGCAAGAATAGATCTTAGAAGCTTCACGCTAAGAGCAAAGGCTTCCCTTCGCACAGAAAAAAGCCAATAA
- a CDS encoding 4Fe-4S binding protein: protein MKRNTKNQKVKIRYLRWTCKAVFLILFILPVAYVPPGREWPVPYAPVNSIFPGNKQPFLFLPLVQSPCSMWLNGWCNVGFGEWLACPLGGIQSLVTLRVEWRLIVPTIVAVLLVLLIIILLGNVFCGWICPVGTIIDSFDKGVELFSPKLEAKRAERANAEAQGTCKDRKSLLCKACPIMRALSAKGGTTASGVLALAVVGSAALRFNVFCTICPIGITTRGLFHLKATRYLTGIINNIIIELYMIPVIAVILSLRERRFWCKKLCPVGALLNITASANPFIKIKIKDDKCVMKGCPQTCEDYRLDYCAVCRLEDARKCEKVCPVGVKLVEGVGLNKCTKCMECYITCDHNAIQVKLMK, encoded by the coding sequence TTGAAGAGAAACACGAAAAACCAGAAAGTAAAGATAAGATACCTTAGATGGACGTGTAAGGCTGTCTTCCTAATACTGTTCATTTTGCCCGTTGCTTATGTGCCACCGGGAAGGGAGTGGCCGGTCCCCTATGCCCCTGTAAACAGCATTTTTCCGGGAAACAAGCAGCCTTTCCTTTTTCTGCCTCTTGTGCAGTCGCCCTGCAGCATGTGGCTTAATGGCTGGTGTAACGTGGGATTCGGCGAATGGCTTGCTTGCCCTCTAGGGGGAATCCAGTCGCTGGTCACCTTAAGAGTTGAGTGGCGCCTCATAGTCCCAACAATCGTCGCCGTACTGCTTGTCTTACTAATCATCATCCTTCTGGGAAACGTTTTCTGCGGTTGGATTTGCCCTGTAGGCACAATCATAGACAGCTTTGACAAGGGCGTTGAACTTTTTTCGCCAAAACTTGAGGCGAAAAGGGCTGAAAGAGCAAATGCTGAAGCACAGGGCACTTGCAAAGACAGGAAGAGCCTCTTATGCAAGGCTTGCCCAATTATGAGGGCCCTTTCCGCCAAGGGGGGGACTACTGCAAGCGGAGTTTTGGCTTTAGCCGTTGTCGGCTCAGCTGCATTAAGGTTCAATGTGTTCTGCACAATATGCCCAATAGGAATAACAACCAGAGGCCTATTCCATCTTAAGGCCACTCGGTATCTTACTGGCATAATCAACAACATCATAATTGAACTTTACATGATTCCAGTTATTGCGGTGATTCTGAGCCTTAGGGAAAGACGATTCTGGTGCAAGAAGTTATGCCCAGTCGGAGCCCTGCTAAACATTACAGCCTCAGCAAACCCCTTTATCAAAATCAAAATTAAAGATGATAAATGCGTTATGAAGGGTTGCCCACAAACGTGCGAAGATTATAGGCTAGACTATTGTGCAGTTTGCCGTCTAGAAGATGCCAGAAAATGCGAAAAAGTATGTCCCGTAGGCGTAAAACTCGTAGAGGGCGTCGGACTAAACAAGTGCACCAAATGCATGGAATGCTACATCACATGCGACCACAACGCCATCCAAGTAAAACTGATGAAATAA